In a genomic window of Streptomyces sp. NBC_01142:
- a CDS encoding universal stress protein: protein MDRQDSSPRVVVGVDGSPSSHAALRWAVRYAGLVGGAVEAVAAYELPGARGWSAPAVDVEFDKEAAEQGLVNEVREVLGESGTSQVRELLVRGNPTEVLLNAADGAEVLVVGSRGLGGFARALLGSVSQQCAQHAKCPVVIVRPDASGGGVTSKPS from the coding sequence ATGGACAGGCAGGATTCGTCTCCGCGCGTCGTGGTCGGTGTCGACGGTTCGCCCTCCTCGCATGCTGCGTTGCGATGGGCGGTCCGGTATGCCGGTCTGGTCGGAGGAGCCGTCGAAGCGGTGGCGGCGTACGAGCTGCCCGGTGCGCGTGGATGGTCGGCGCCGGCGGTGGACGTCGAGTTCGACAAGGAGGCAGCCGAACAGGGGCTGGTCAACGAGGTTCGTGAGGTGCTCGGTGAGTCGGGAACCTCGCAAGTGCGGGAGCTCCTGGTCCGCGGAAACCCGACTGAGGTGCTGCTGAACGCGGCCGACGGCGCCGAGGTGCTGGTCGTGGGCAGCCGTGGCCTGGGAGGGTTCGCGCGTGCGCTGCTCGGCTCGGTGAGCCAGCAGTGCGCGCAGCACGCGAAGTGTCCGGTGGTGATCGTCCGCCCGGACGCCAGCGGTGGGGGCGTCACGTCCAAGCCCTCGTGA
- a CDS encoding iron-siderophore ABC transporter substrate-binding protein, which yields MRRLLLTAAVATAAALTLTACGTTEPAADDAKKKSAEPITLTDATGAKVELDGPAKKVVGTEWNVVESLISLGVDPVGVADVKGYKTWDTAVPLKNEPKDIGTRGEPSMETIASLKPDLIVATSDLKPAAVKQLRKVAPVLEVRPADAKDPIGEMTKNLDLIAQATGTTEQAGKLKKDFEAKLAEGKKALADAKLADAKYAFADGYVVSKQVSIRPYTSGSLIGAVNEKIGLKNAWTVKGDPAYGLATTDVEGLTKLGDVQFAYIGSEGDENSTPFNGVLAKDKVWTSLPFVKKGNVHRLPDGIWMFGGPESMGKYVDSVVQALTKK from the coding sequence ATGAGACGCCTCCTCCTCACCGCCGCGGTCGCGACCGCGGCGGCCCTCACCCTGACCGCCTGCGGTACCACCGAGCCCGCCGCCGACGACGCCAAGAAGAAGAGCGCCGAGCCCATCACCCTCACCGACGCGACCGGCGCGAAGGTGGAGCTCGACGGGCCGGCCAAGAAGGTCGTCGGCACCGAGTGGAACGTCGTCGAGAGCCTGATCTCGCTGGGCGTCGACCCCGTCGGCGTCGCCGACGTCAAGGGCTACAAGACCTGGGACACCGCAGTCCCGCTGAAGAACGAGCCCAAGGACATCGGCACGCGCGGCGAGCCGAGCATGGAGACCATCGCCTCCCTCAAGCCGGACCTCATCGTCGCCACCAGCGACCTGAAGCCGGCCGCCGTGAAGCAGCTGCGCAAGGTCGCCCCGGTCCTGGAGGTTCGGCCCGCCGACGCCAAGGACCCGATCGGGGAGATGACCAAGAACCTCGACCTCATCGCCCAGGCCACCGGCACCACGGAGCAGGCCGGGAAGCTCAAGAAGGACTTCGAGGCGAAGCTCGCCGAGGGCAAGAAGGCCCTCGCCGACGCCAAGCTCGCCGACGCGAAGTACGCCTTCGCCGACGGCTACGTCGTCTCCAAGCAGGTCTCGATCAGGCCGTACACCAGCGGCTCGCTCATCGGTGCCGTCAACGAGAAGATCGGCCTGAAGAACGCCTGGACCGTCAAGGGCGACCCGGCCTACGGACTCGCCACCACCGACGTCGAGGGCCTCACCAAGCTCGGCGACGTGCAGTTCGCCTACATCGGCAGCGAAGGCGACGAGAACAGCACGCCGTTCAACGGCGTCCTGGCCAAGGACAAGGTGTGGACCTCGCTGCCGTTCGTGAAGAAGGGCAACGTCCACCGGCTGCCCGACGGCATCTGGATGTTCGGCGGCCCCGAATCGATGGGCAAGTACGTCGACTCCGTCGTCCAGGCACTGACGAAGAAGTAA
- a CDS encoding DUF5988 family protein, translating into MHPSNLVLLQGGPDDLPQVRALPPGGCGEPVKILRHNAYEHFEFTHEYRTLHGERMPVYRWTYRTYIAE; encoded by the coding sequence ATGCACCCATCGAATCTAGTGCTTCTTCAAGGAGGCCCGGACGACCTTCCTCAAGTCCGGGCCCTGCCACCCGGAGGGTGCGGGGAGCCAGTCAAGATACTGCGCCACAACGCCTATGAGCACTTCGAGTTCACGCACGAGTACCGCACTCTGCACGGTGAAAGAATGCCCGTCTACCGCTGGACCTACCGCACCTACATCGCCGAGTGA
- a CDS encoding response regulator transcription factor — MSEVPAFSAKTPIRVFLLDDHEVVRRGLHDLLGGEPDIEVVGDAANAEQALTRGPALRPHVAVLDIRLPDSDGITVCRELRSRMPQLACLMLTSFDDEDALLDAIMAGAAGYVLKQIKGSDLVSAVRTVATGQSMLDPATTARLMHSLRDPEATQPAGDERLAVLSERERAVLELIGAGLTNREIGKKLYLSEKTVKNHISRLLSKLGVERRVQAAVIAAQVHGHEDPPH; from the coding sequence ATGTCCGAGGTACCGGCGTTCTCGGCAAAGACCCCGATCCGGGTTTTCCTCCTCGACGATCACGAGGTCGTCCGTCGCGGACTGCACGACCTGCTCGGCGGCGAGCCCGACATCGAAGTGGTCGGTGACGCGGCGAACGCCGAACAGGCCCTGACGCGCGGGCCCGCGCTCCGTCCCCATGTCGCGGTTCTCGACATCCGTCTCCCGGACAGCGACGGCATCACCGTCTGCCGCGAGCTGCGCTCACGCATGCCGCAGCTCGCCTGCCTGATGCTCACTTCCTTCGATGACGAGGACGCGCTGCTGGACGCGATCATGGCCGGAGCCGCCGGATACGTACTCAAGCAGATCAAAGGGTCCGACCTCGTCTCCGCCGTACGCACAGTGGCGACCGGCCAGTCGATGCTGGACCCGGCGACGACGGCACGGCTGATGCATTCGCTGCGCGATCCCGAGGCCACGCAGCCCGCCGGGGACGAACGGCTGGCGGTGCTCTCGGAGCGCGAGCGAGCCGTTCTCGAGCTGATCGGAGCAGGGCTCACCAACCGGGAGATCGGCAAGAAGCTCTATCTGTCGGAGAAGACGGTCAAGAACCACATCTCCAGGCTGCTGTCGAAGCTCGGTGTGGAACGCCGCGTCCAGGCCGCGGTCATCGCGGCACAGGTCCATGGACACGAGGATCCACCTCACTGA
- a CDS encoding ABC transporter ATP-binding protein gives MGPRGHELSATGVTVAYEGVDVVHDASLTLRPGEVTVLVGPNGSGKSTLLRTLARLQRARTATIVIDADTDGLALTSREFSRRVALLTQGRPTPSGLTVRDVIEFGRYPYRGRWGKADPDGRAAVDRALAMTGVAELAERGAEHLSGGQLQRVWLACCLAQETGVLLLDEPTTYLDLRYQIELLDLVRDLADDHQIAVGAVLHDLDQAAAVADRIVLLEAGRIIADGLPENVLTAQQLTETYGIRIEVDTDPLTGRLRTRAIGRHHTRTERLSPTS, from the coding sequence ATGGGCCCCCGCGGTCATGAACTGTCGGCCACGGGTGTCACCGTGGCGTACGAAGGTGTCGATGTCGTGCACGACGCGTCCTTGACGCTGCGGCCCGGCGAAGTGACCGTCCTGGTGGGACCGAACGGCAGCGGGAAGTCGACGCTGCTGCGCACGCTCGCGCGGCTGCAGCGGGCCAGGACCGCCACCATCGTCATCGACGCCGACACCGACGGCCTTGCTCTGACCTCCCGTGAGTTCTCGCGCCGTGTTGCCCTGCTGACACAGGGACGCCCCACGCCCAGCGGGCTGACCGTACGGGACGTCATCGAGTTCGGCCGCTACCCGTACCGGGGGCGCTGGGGCAAGGCGGACCCGGACGGGCGGGCCGCGGTGGACCGCGCGCTCGCCATGACGGGCGTCGCGGAACTCGCCGAACGGGGAGCCGAGCATCTCTCCGGAGGACAGCTCCAGCGCGTATGGCTCGCTTGCTGCCTCGCCCAGGAGACCGGCGTGCTGCTCCTCGACGAGCCGACGACCTACCTCGACCTGCGCTACCAGATCGAACTCCTCGATCTCGTCCGCGACCTGGCGGACGACCACCAAATCGCCGTTGGTGCCGTCCTGCACGACCTCGACCAGGCCGCGGCCGTGGCCGACCGGATCGTGCTGCTCGAGGCGGGACGGATCATCGCCGACGGCCTCCCCGAGAACGTGCTGACGGCGCAGCAGCTGACCGAGACCTACGGGATCCGCATCGAAGTCGACACCGATCCCCTGACGGGCCGGCTGCGCACCCGCGCGATCGGCCGCCACCACACACGAACCGAAAGGCTCAGCCCCACCTCATGA
- a CDS encoding iron ABC transporter permease, translated as MAVTASTPATRPSTAPSRTGAAAVTAALVLLVAALAVVDITQGTASVGAPEIWKALTGRADPDDASVIIASRLPRMTAGLLVGAVLGMAGAALQAVSRNVLASPDTLAVNAGSYLSLGLIAVTGVSLPLFAASGVAFVGGLAAAAAVLGVSGLGAGTVRLVLAGSSLTLGLTAVTEGMLLLFPQQTEGIFRWNQGSISQNGFDGVLQMAPIGLAGLVGLLLVARRVDTLALGDDAARGLGVPVRSTRVTTVVLSALLSAAAVTLAGPIGFVGLCAPALVRPLARRFRAFSRARTGVPIAGLAGAVLVLGSDVLLRTFVAADVAVAVPTGVATSLVGAVFLIVMATRVRDTAGAAAPDRLRIRSRAVFLTTTAVLVAVLVGVAIAAVLLGDSKLLLGDVVNWAQGRAGQTVGFVLDTRVPRVLAALLAGAALALAGTLVQAVTRNPLAEPATLGVSGGAALGAVLLVTTVPAAGSWSVAGAAFAGAAASSALVFGLAARGGFQQNRLVLVGFGVATGTAAFISLLIVLTDPFNATKALTWLSGSTYGRTLPDVAPLAGVLCVGLLVAVLRRTELDLVSLDEDTPKLLGLNLSRGRLGFLVLCVLLSATAVAAAGTIAFVGLVAPHAARALVGRQHARVVPVSVLLGALLVCVADLIGRTVIAPAQLGAGLMTAVIGTPYFLYLLVRTRR; from the coding sequence ATGGCCGTCACCGCTTCCACTCCCGCCACCCGTCCGTCGACGGCCCCGTCCCGGACGGGCGCGGCCGCGGTGACGGCCGCATTGGTCCTCCTCGTCGCCGCCCTCGCGGTCGTCGACATCACCCAGGGCACGGCCTCCGTCGGCGCCCCCGAGATCTGGAAGGCGCTCACCGGACGCGCCGACCCGGACGACGCGTCCGTCATCATCGCCTCCCGGCTGCCGCGGATGACCGCGGGGCTGCTCGTCGGGGCCGTGCTCGGCATGGCGGGCGCCGCCCTGCAGGCGGTGAGCCGCAACGTGCTCGCCTCACCCGACACCCTTGCGGTGAACGCGGGTTCCTACCTGTCCCTCGGGCTGATAGCGGTCACAGGTGTCTCGCTGCCGCTGTTCGCCGCCTCCGGCGTCGCGTTCGTCGGCGGCCTCGCCGCTGCGGCGGCCGTGCTCGGTGTGTCGGGCCTGGGCGCCGGCACCGTACGGCTCGTTCTCGCCGGCAGTTCCCTCACCCTCGGCCTGACCGCCGTCACCGAGGGGATGCTCCTGCTGTTCCCCCAGCAGACGGAGGGCATCTTCCGGTGGAACCAGGGCAGCATCTCGCAGAACGGGTTCGACGGCGTGCTCCAGATGGCGCCGATCGGCCTCGCCGGACTCGTCGGGCTGCTGCTCGTCGCCCGCCGGGTGGACACCCTGGCCCTCGGCGACGACGCGGCACGCGGCCTCGGCGTCCCCGTGCGTTCCACGCGTGTCACGACAGTCGTGCTCTCGGCGCTGCTCTCCGCGGCTGCCGTCACGCTCGCCGGACCGATCGGCTTCGTCGGCCTGTGCGCCCCCGCCCTGGTCCGCCCGCTCGCCCGCAGGTTCCGCGCGTTCTCCCGGGCGCGTACGGGCGTTCCGATCGCGGGCCTGGCCGGTGCGGTGCTGGTGCTCGGCTCGGACGTGCTCCTGCGCACCTTCGTAGCGGCGGACGTGGCGGTCGCCGTGCCCACGGGCGTTGCCACCAGCCTCGTCGGCGCCGTGTTCCTGATCGTGATGGCAACCCGCGTCCGGGACACCGCCGGAGCCGCCGCGCCCGACCGGCTGCGCATCAGGAGCCGGGCCGTCTTCCTGACCACCACGGCCGTCCTGGTGGCGGTGCTCGTCGGCGTCGCCATCGCCGCCGTGCTGCTGGGCGACAGCAAGCTGCTGCTGGGAGACGTGGTGAACTGGGCGCAGGGCAGAGCGGGCCAGACCGTCGGGTTCGTCCTCGACACCCGGGTGCCCCGCGTCCTCGCGGCGCTCCTCGCCGGCGCGGCACTCGCCCTGGCAGGGACACTCGTCCAGGCCGTGACCCGCAATCCGCTCGCGGAGCCCGCCACCCTGGGCGTCTCCGGCGGGGCCGCGCTCGGCGCAGTGCTCCTCGTGACGACGGTGCCCGCGGCCGGCTCGTGGAGCGTGGCCGGCGCGGCGTTCGCGGGCGCCGCGGCCAGCTCCGCCCTCGTCTTCGGGCTCGCCGCGCGGGGCGGGTTCCAGCAGAACCGGCTCGTCCTCGTCGGGTTCGGCGTCGCCACCGGAACCGCCGCGTTCATCAGCCTGCTCATCGTCCTCACCGACCCGTTCAACGCCACGAAGGCGCTCACCTGGCTGTCGGGCTCCACCTACGGGCGGACCCTGCCCGACGTGGCTCCTCTCGCGGGCGTGCTCTGCGTGGGCCTGCTCGTCGCGGTCCTGCGGCGCACCGAGCTCGATCTCGTGTCGCTGGACGAGGACACCCCGAAGCTTCTGGGGCTCAACCTGTCGCGGGGACGCCTGGGCTTCCTCGTGTTGTGCGTCCTGCTCAGCGCCACCGCCGTGGCCGCCGCGGGCACGATCGCCTTCGTGGGACTCGTGGCGCCGCACGCGGCCAGGGCCTTGGTGGGCCGGCAGCACGCCCGGGTGGTTCCGGTCTCGGTGCTCCTCGGTGCCCTGCTCGTCTGCGTCGCGGACCTGATCGGCCGGACGGTGATCGCGCCTGCCCAGCTCGGCGCCGGCCTGATGACCGCGGTGATCGGCACGCCGTACTTCCTCTATCTGCTCGTACGCACCCGCCGGTAG